One Sporocytophaga myxococcoides DNA segment encodes these proteins:
- a CDS encoding SGNH/GDSL hydrolase family protein, with product MYQGIYLFGCLLGIPLLPVIIIQGKILKRKIPVLPEAEKNRVGFIGNGDAINLVTIGESTVAGVGVDDHEQGLTGNIAKALQEFTGKKINWDVFANSGYSADAVNKKLIPLLPSKPIDLIIIGLGANDAFELKSPVQWKKGITDIIVSIRNRNINCPIVIAAMPPLRYCPVFSILFRCIFGGLVFLYSKTMKGICRNNQEVYFINQEINYKNWSPRIDPGLTVNDLFCDGVHPSKLSYELWGKEIGEYVLKNKLI from the coding sequence ATGTATCAGGGAATATATCTTTTTGGTTGTTTGCTGGGTATTCCACTGCTTCCGGTAATAATTATCCAGGGAAAAATTTTGAAGCGAAAGATACCTGTTTTGCCAGAAGCGGAAAAAAACAGAGTTGGTTTTATTGGGAATGGTGATGCTATTAACCTTGTTACAATAGGAGAATCAACAGTAGCAGGAGTTGGGGTGGATGATCATGAACAAGGTCTTACAGGAAATATTGCTAAAGCACTGCAAGAATTTACTGGTAAAAAAATTAACTGGGATGTCTTTGCCAATTCAGGATATTCAGCAGATGCAGTAAATAAGAAGCTGATACCTCTTTTACCCTCTAAGCCTATTGATCTTATTATCATTGGTCTTGGAGCAAACGATGCTTTTGAATTGAAAAGTCCGGTGCAATGGAAGAAAGGAATCACCGATATAATTGTCTCTATAAGAAATAGAAATATTAATTGTCCTATAGTAATAGCAGCAATGCCACCGCTCAGGTATTGCCCGGTCTTTTCCATTTTGTTTAGATGTATTTTCGGTGGACTGGTGTTTCTTTACTCCAAAACGATGAAGGGTATATGCAGAAATAATCAAGAGGTTTATTTTATAAATCAGGAAATCAATTATAAAAACTGGTCTCCCAGAATTGATCCGGGACTAACAGTAAATGACTTATTCTGTGATGGTGTTCATCCTTCTAAATTGTCTTATGAACTATGGGGAAAAGAGATTGGGGAATATGTGTTAAAAAATAAGTTGATATAA
- a CDS encoding PCMD domain-containing protein, producing MKYIYALIILFTSTSIFAQQQFLNSDFENWTHYTLNPPYTSYDQVNNWASGNDLLTFAPAVQAPTEKTTDAQSGTYAVKLTSRSANTLFAPGNLFLGTFQLDLMNIPGSAKFGKPYTDKPSGFNLYYKYSPVNDDSCSIELYLFKWNSVSNQRDTIGSGYFKTNQTTSDYTLLSVPVTYTSEVTPDSATMIFSSSAGYKQLKGQAGSTLYIDNLSLDFITLSTTSPLANTGATLFPNPAKDMIQLNNAPFTSGTMYFYNSQGAIVSTKVWNSASSSSISISDLAPGYYTCKIVSEEQKSFSTKLIITQ from the coding sequence ATGAAATATATCTACGCATTAATTATTCTATTTACATCGACAAGCATATTTGCTCAACAACAGTTCTTAAACAGTGATTTTGAAAATTGGACGCATTATACTCTGAACCCTCCATATACATCTTATGACCAAGTTAATAACTGGGCTTCAGGAAACGACCTTTTGACTTTCGCTCCTGCTGTTCAGGCTCCTACAGAAAAAACAACAGATGCTCAGAGCGGGACTTATGCCGTTAAATTAACTTCAAGAAGTGCTAATACCTTGTTTGCACCAGGCAACTTATTCCTTGGTACCTTTCAACTGGATCTCATGAATATCCCAGGCAGCGCTAAATTTGGAAAACCATATACAGACAAACCATCTGGTTTTAATTTATATTACAAATATAGTCCTGTAAATGACGACTCTTGTTCTATAGAGCTTTATCTGTTCAAATGGAATTCTGTAAGTAACCAAAGAGATACCATTGGATCTGGCTATTTTAAGACAAACCAAACAACTAGTGACTATACCTTACTTTCGGTACCGGTAACATATACATCTGAAGTAACCCCTGACTCTGCTACAATGATATTCTCATCAAGTGCGGGATATAAACAACTTAAAGGCCAGGCTGGAAGCACCTTATACATTGACAATCTATCACTTGATTTTATAACCCTTTCGACAACAAGTCCACTGGCAAATACAGGAGCAACTTTATTTCCAAACCCGGCAAAAGATATGATTCAGTTAAACAATGCTCCTTTCACATCTGGCACAATGTATTTCTATAACAGTCAGGGGGCAATAGTTTCAACCAAAGTTTGGAACAGTGCATCCTCCTCCTCAATTAGCATCTCTGACCTTGCTCCAGGATATTATACCTGCAAAATTGTAAGTGAGGAACAAAAATCATTTTCAACAAAGCTTATTATTACTCAGTAA
- a CDS encoding MFS transporter: MKNKKALTLLFISNGISGFAQGISMLSIPWYFTQQNQSSLFIAFFAAVTLGSLFWGLYAGALVDGFNRKDVFLGTNFIEGLIILSVASLGFKEGILPGALIMLVFTITFFGYHIHYPNLYAFAQEITDPKDYTKVTSYIEIVGQSTSIGAAALGALLLEGIDTVQTIPFLNLEIPIHIEKWELHEIFLMDGLTYMVSFIMILFIKHNPSRDITHLEEGDLKEKLKSGYDYLVSNKLVLLFGMCSYSIFIVTLVEIFSLRPLYISHHLQQGGDILGLSELLYASGSLVSGIIINTLLSRMPIPRSIIILTFLTAVAFFVCSYTQSVLVFLGISMVTGFTNAGSRIFRVSYLFNLIPNELTGRVNSMFNVISTIFRMVFIITFIFPFFSKGSNVVYAYLILGVFTMVAGIVLIFLYKRILRLTERISEVGTLSH, translated from the coding sequence TTGAAAAATAAGAAAGCTTTAACCCTACTCTTTATTTCCAATGGAATCTCAGGGTTCGCACAGGGTATATCCATGCTCTCTATTCCCTGGTATTTTACTCAGCAAAATCAGTCATCCTTGTTTATTGCATTTTTCGCTGCCGTAACATTGGGGTCATTATTCTGGGGATTATATGCAGGAGCTTTGGTTGATGGATTTAACAGGAAAGACGTTTTCCTTGGCACAAACTTCATTGAAGGTTTAATTATTCTTTCTGTTGCCTCTTTGGGCTTTAAGGAAGGTATTTTGCCCGGAGCCTTAATCATGCTCGTATTTACCATTACTTTTTTCGGGTATCATATTCACTACCCCAATTTATATGCGTTTGCTCAGGAAATAACGGATCCCAAGGATTATACAAAAGTTACATCGTATATTGAAATTGTAGGACAATCTACTTCCATAGGTGCAGCAGCATTGGGAGCCTTATTACTTGAAGGTATTGATACTGTGCAGACTATTCCATTCCTGAACCTGGAAATTCCAATACACATTGAGAAATGGGAGCTCCACGAAATTTTTCTGATGGATGGTCTTACTTATATGGTTTCTTTTATTATGATTCTCTTTATCAAGCATAATCCTTCCAGAGATATAACTCATCTGGAAGAAGGGGACTTGAAAGAGAAATTAAAATCCGGATATGATTATCTTGTAAGTAATAAATTGGTTTTATTATTTGGGATGTGTTCTTATTCTATATTTATAGTTACTCTTGTTGAAATATTCAGCCTTAGGCCGCTTTATATCAGTCATCATTTGCAGCAAGGAGGTGATATTCTTGGTCTTTCCGAATTACTGTATGCCTCAGGTTCCCTTGTTTCAGGTATCATTATTAATACTCTGTTGAGCAGAATGCCTATTCCCAGATCTATAATAATCTTAACCTTTCTGACTGCAGTTGCATTTTTTGTTTGTTCCTATACACAAAGTGTATTAGTGTTTTTGGGCATTTCTATGGTTACAGGATTTACAAACGCAGGTTCACGAATATTCAGGGTCTCTTATTTGTTCAATTTAATTCCAAATGAACTGACAGGAAGAGTGAATAGTATGTTTAATGTGATCAGTACCATATTCAGGATGGTTTTTATCATCACCTTTATATTCCCCTTTTTCTCAAAAGGGTCGAATGTAGTTTATGCCTACTTAATCCTAGGTGTTTTTACAATGGTTGCTGGCATTGTTTTAATTTTCCTATATAAAAGAATTTTGAGATTGACGGAACGAATTTCGGAAGTTGGGACTTTGTCTCATTAA
- a CDS encoding nucleoside deaminase has product MELSVYSDAHFMKEAYKEALLAFEDNEVPVGAVVVCKNKIIARAHNQTERLSDVTAHAEMIAITSAQNFLGSKYLNECELYVTLEPCVMCAGALYWSQMKKVIIGASDPKQGFLKTGINLLHPKTELVKGIMEKECSGLLVEFFNKLRN; this is encoded by the coding sequence GTGGAGCTTTCGGTTTATAGTGACGCCCATTTTATGAAAGAAGCCTATAAGGAGGCTTTACTCGCTTTTGAAGATAATGAAGTACCAGTGGGCGCGGTAGTAGTCTGCAAAAATAAAATCATTGCTCGTGCTCACAACCAGACAGAAAGACTCAGCGATGTAACTGCACATGCAGAAATGATTGCGATTACTTCAGCTCAAAATTTTCTTGGAAGCAAATATTTAAATGAATGCGAGCTTTATGTAACACTTGAACCTTGTGTTATGTGTGCAGGAGCACTATATTGGAGTCAGATGAAGAAAGTTATAATTGGAGCATCAGATCCAAAACAAGGCTTTTTAAAAACCGGGATAAACCTGCTTCACCCTAAAACTGAGCTGGTAAAAGGTATTATGGAAAAAGAATGCAGCGGACTGCTTGTTGAATTTTTCAATAAGCTCAGAAATTAA
- a CDS encoding superoxide dismutase has translation MAFELPALPYAPEALEPHIDKATMEIHHGKHHQAYVTNLNKAIEGTELATKSLEEILKNISKAAPAVRNNGGGHYNHSLFWKLLSPKSTGKPSGELAAAIDKKFGSFDKFKEEFNNAGATRFGSGWAWLIVTDGGELKVTSTPNQDNPLMDVAEVKGFPLLGLDVWEHAYYLKYQNRRPDYIGAFWNVVNWDEVAKRFSEVSKQVAVK, from the coding sequence ATGGCATTTGAACTTCCGGCTTTACCATATGCACCAGAGGCATTGGAGCCACATATTGACAAAGCTACTATGGAAATCCACCATGGAAAGCATCATCAGGCTTATGTTACAAACCTTAATAAAGCTATTGAGGGTACTGAGCTGGCAACTAAATCTTTGGAAGAAATTCTGAAAAATATCAGCAAAGCAGCTCCAGCAGTTAGAAACAATGGGGGAGGACACTATAACCACTCTTTATTCTGGAAACTTCTTTCTCCGAAAAGTACAGGCAAACCTTCCGGTGAACTGGCAGCTGCAATTGATAAAAAATTCGGTTCTTTTGATAAATTTAAAGAGGAATTTAACAATGCAGGAGCTACAAGATTTGGTTCAGGATGGGCTTGGCTTATCGTTACTGATGGAGGTGAGCTAAAAGTAACTTCTACTCCAAACCAGGATAATCCTTTAATGGATGTTGCTGAAGTAAAGGGATTCCCTTTATTAGGACTTGATGTTTGGGAACATGCCTATTATTTAAAATACCAAAACAGAAGACCTGATTATATCGGAGCTTTCTGGAATGTGGTAAACTGGGATGAAGTAGCTAAAAGATTCAGCGAAGTTTCTAAGCAGGTAGCTGTGAAATAA
- a CDS encoding sugar MFS transporter, whose translation MAISAPSGKISSANLDSNQKYGTALSSLMVLFFMMGFITCFNDILIPYLKVIFKLNYTQVNLINLCFFGAYFVMSIPGGKLVQKYGYKAIMITGFVIAAIGCILFYPAAEMKIYGLFLGALFILATGITLLQVAGNPYVAVLGSPDTSSARLTLTQALNSLGTTIAPLVGTYIILSNLPEMPLELKGLKSYSDLPENLNVLLNNLLEQTKLIYLQGTYLSIAAVLLVIGGVLFIMKLPAIGHGEGEISTEGVAEKSSVWQYRHLILGMIGIFTYVGAEVAIGSHIINYLEMKDVMAMSAKEAGNYVSYYWGGAMVGRFLGTLILAKFNPGKVLGTYALLAISLIAISIFSHGELSMWSLLLVGFCNSLMFPTIFTLAIKGLGKYTDQASGLLCTAIVGGAILPLLFATVADQTGGNLKLALIIPIICYLYISFFGFKGHKAAGN comes from the coding sequence ATGGCAATTAGCGCACCGTCGGGGAAGATATCTTCCGCCAATCTTGATAGCAACCAGAAATATGGTACTGCCCTTAGCTCCCTCATGGTTCTGTTTTTCATGATGGGTTTTATTACCTGTTTTAATGATATATTAATCCCATATCTGAAGGTTATATTCAAACTTAATTATACCCAGGTTAACCTGATAAATTTATGTTTTTTTGGGGCCTATTTTGTTATGTCTATCCCAGGAGGCAAACTGGTCCAGAAGTATGGATATAAAGCAATAATGATTACTGGGTTTGTTATTGCTGCGATTGGTTGTATACTTTTTTATCCTGCTGCTGAAATGAAGATCTACGGATTGTTCTTAGGGGCTTTATTTATTCTTGCTACAGGAATAACACTATTGCAGGTTGCAGGTAATCCTTATGTAGCTGTATTGGGTTCACCGGACACTTCTTCAGCTCGTCTTACACTTACTCAAGCTTTAAATTCTCTTGGAACTACAATTGCGCCACTAGTAGGTACTTACATTATCCTTTCCAATCTTCCTGAAATGCCTTTAGAGTTAAAAGGCTTGAAATCCTACTCTGATCTTCCGGAAAATCTTAATGTCCTTCTTAATAATCTTCTTGAACAGACAAAACTTATTTACCTGCAAGGTACTTATCTGAGTATTGCTGCTGTTTTGTTAGTTATTGGTGGAGTTTTGTTTATAATGAAACTACCAGCTATAGGCCATGGTGAAGGAGAAATCAGCACTGAAGGGGTTGCTGAAAAAAGCAGTGTATGGCAATACCGTCACCTTATCCTCGGAATGATAGGAATCTTTACCTACGTTGGTGCGGAAGTTGCAATAGGAAGTCATATTATCAATTATCTTGAGATGAAAGATGTTATGGCAATGTCTGCAAAAGAAGCCGGAAATTATGTCTCTTATTATTGGGGTGGAGCAATGGTTGGCCGTTTCCTTGGTACACTTATCCTTGCAAAATTCAATCCTGGCAAAGTGTTAGGTACCTATGCATTACTTGCAATTTCTCTTATTGCAATATCTATATTCTCTCATGGTGAATTGTCAATGTGGTCATTGTTGTTAGTTGGCTTTTGCAATTCTCTAATGTTCCCAACTATATTTACCCTTGCGATTAAAGGTCTTGGAAAATATACAGACCAGGCTTCTGGTTTATTGTGTACTGCAATTGTTGGTGGAGCTATTCTTCCATTGTTATTTGCTACAGTTGCTGACCAGACAGGCGGTAATCTTAAACTTGCATTGATTATCCCAATTATTTGTTATTTATACATCTCATTCTTCGGCTTTAAAGGTCATAAGGCTGCTGGGAATTAA
- a CDS encoding bifunctional UDP-N-acetylmuramoyl-tripeptide:D-alanyl-D-alanine ligase/alanine racemase, translated as MLKINQILDVVAGSLICHSENSIIDYLLLDSRKVSIPSSSLFFAIQGVHHDGHKFLGELYHKGIRNFIIEKVPQDLTLFQGCNIILVDNAVSALQQIVEFHRNEFTLPVIGITGSNGKTIVKEWLTQLLSKDYNVVKSPKSYNSQVGVPLSVWEINEQHQFGIFEAGISRPGEMGRLEPVIKPTLGIFTNIGPAHDEGFSSREEKIREKLSLFKHSKVIFSCADHKDIANLIKTELPEVKNITWSNKRTGDFVIKDLVADGSNMRIKAVYDKLFLNLVLPFSDEASFENLMHCILVLLYLDVKPEEIQSRLNALQKVEMRLELKEGINGCYVIDDTYNNDLAGLTIALNFLDQQKQKEEKTVILSDLLETGRDERNLYAAIGDLLLSKGVKKLIGIGPTFSRNADLIRIKSSFYLDTASFLSDMQSADFSEEIVLVKGARVFKFEEIVKKLQQKVHGTVFEVNLDSLSSNLNFYRSRLSHGTKIMVMVKAFAYGSGSYEVANLLQFHRVDYLAVAYADEGVALREHGVSLPVMVMNPSLSTFDKLFQYNLEPEIYSFKILREYLDFIKANDIAAKIHLKLDTGMRRLGFEEKDLKDLVLLLKNTTNVRIASVFTHLAGADEGVHDEFTQSQIRKFKAFTEHLKKELGYDFLRHALNSAGIIRFPEAQLDMVRLGIGLYGIEAGGLFQDQLQPVGTLKTIISQIKEVKKGETVGYGRKGRAERDLRIGTIAIGYADGYDRRFSNGKGKVLVQDKLCPVIGNVCMDMCMIDITDTNAREGDEVVVFGKKPSLNDLSQGIGTIPYEILTSVGQRVKRVFYSE; from the coding sequence ATGCTCAAAATCAATCAAATTCTGGATGTAGTGGCAGGTTCATTAATTTGCCACTCTGAAAATTCTATTATTGACTACCTCCTTCTGGACAGTAGAAAGGTTAGTATTCCTTCTTCCTCCTTATTTTTTGCTATTCAAGGTGTTCATCACGATGGACATAAATTTTTGGGGGAATTATACCACAAGGGAATTAGAAATTTTATTATTGAAAAAGTTCCTCAAGACTTAACTCTTTTTCAGGGCTGTAATATTATACTAGTGGATAATGCAGTAAGTGCATTGCAGCAGATAGTTGAATTTCATAGAAATGAGTTTACATTGCCTGTTATTGGAATTACAGGTAGTAATGGAAAAACAATTGTTAAGGAATGGCTTACTCAGCTTTTAAGCAAGGATTACAATGTTGTAAAAAGTCCTAAAAGTTATAATTCACAAGTAGGCGTGCCTTTGTCTGTATGGGAGATAAATGAACAGCACCAGTTTGGAATATTTGAGGCGGGAATTTCTCGTCCTGGAGAAATGGGACGTCTTGAACCTGTTATTAAACCAACCTTGGGGATTTTTACAAATATTGGTCCGGCCCACGACGAAGGTTTTTCTTCGAGAGAAGAGAAGATTAGGGAAAAACTGAGCTTGTTTAAACATTCAAAGGTAATATTTTCTTGTGCGGATCATAAGGATATTGCCAATCTTATAAAGACAGAATTGCCAGAGGTTAAAAATATTACCTGGTCAAATAAACGCACTGGTGATTTTGTAATCAAAGATCTTGTAGCTGACGGTAGCAATATGAGGATTAAGGCAGTTTATGATAAACTTTTCCTAAATCTGGTCCTTCCATTTTCCGATGAGGCTTCATTCGAAAATTTAATGCATTGTATCCTTGTATTACTTTATCTGGACGTGAAACCAGAAGAGATTCAATCAAGGCTTAATGCGCTTCAGAAAGTTGAGATGCGTTTAGAGCTCAAGGAGGGAATTAATGGTTGTTATGTTATAGATGATACTTACAATAATGACCTTGCCGGATTAACCATTGCTTTAAATTTTCTAGATCAGCAGAAGCAGAAAGAAGAAAAGACAGTCATACTTTCTGATTTGCTGGAAACTGGTCGTGATGAAAGAAATTTATATGCAGCAATCGGCGATTTGTTATTAAGTAAGGGAGTTAAGAAGTTGATAGGTATTGGGCCAACATTCAGCAGAAATGCAGATCTTATAAGAATTAAATCCTCTTTTTACTTGGATACGGCTTCTTTCCTTTCTGATATGCAATCTGCTGATTTCAGTGAAGAAATAGTTCTTGTAAAAGGAGCAAGGGTTTTCAAGTTTGAGGAGATCGTTAAAAAACTTCAGCAAAAGGTTCACGGTACTGTATTTGAGGTCAACCTGGACAGTTTGAGTTCTAATTTGAATTTCTACAGATCAAGATTGAGCCATGGTACCAAGATTATGGTAATGGTTAAAGCCTTTGCATATGGTAGTGGTAGCTATGAAGTAGCCAATCTATTGCAGTTTCACAGAGTGGATTATCTGGCGGTTGCCTATGCTGATGAAGGAGTAGCATTGAGGGAACATGGAGTAAGTTTACCTGTAATGGTAATGAATCCCTCTCTAAGTACTTTTGATAAATTATTTCAATACAACCTTGAACCGGAGATATATAGCTTCAAGATCCTCAGAGAATATCTTGACTTTATTAAAGCCAATGATATTGCAGCAAAAATACATTTGAAACTGGATACGGGAATGCGAAGGCTAGGATTTGAAGAAAAGGACCTTAAGGATCTTGTCTTATTGCTGAAGAATACGACAAATGTGAGAATAGCAAGTGTTTTTACCCATCTTGCAGGGGCAGATGAAGGAGTTCACGATGAGTTTACTCAATCTCAGATCAGAAAATTTAAAGCTTTTACTGAACATTTGAAGAAAGAGTTAGGCTATGATTTTTTGAGACATGCTTTGAACAGTGCTGGTATCATACGTTTCCCTGAAGCTCAATTGGATATGGTTAGGTTAGGCATAGGACTTTATGGAATTGAAGCGGGAGGATTGTTTCAAGACCAATTACAGCCAGTCGGTACACTGAAAACCATTATTTCCCAGATAAAAGAAGTCAAAAAAGGGGAAACTGTTGGATATGGTCGTAAAGGCCGTGCAGAAAGAGATCTTCGTATAGGTACAATAGCAATTGGCTATGCGGATGGATATGACAGGCGCTTTAGCAACGGAAAAGGAAAGGTGCTAGTTCAGGATAAACTATGTCCTGTAATTGGGAATGTCTGTATGGATATGTGTATGATAGATATTACAGACACCAATGCGCGAGAAGGAGATGAAGTGGTGGTTTTTGGTAAAAAACCATCTTTAAATGATCTTTCCCAAGGTATAGGGACGATTCCTTATGAAATATTAACCAGTGTAGGGCAGCGGGTAAAACGTGTTTTTTATTCTGAATAG
- the aspS gene encoding aspartate--tRNA ligase, with the protein MLRTHTCGELRISDVGKEVTLTGWVAKIRDKGGMIWIDLRDRYGITQLILEEGKSDKNVVEAARNLGREFVVEAKGIIVERVAKNDKMPTGDIEIKVSDLNILNPAKLPPFLIEDETDGGEDLRMKYRYLDLRRNIVRKNLELRHRIAIEARKYLDSLNFLEVETPVLIKSTPEGARDFVVPSRVHAGEFYALPQSPQTFKQLLMVSGFDRYYQIVKCFRDEDLRADRQPEFTQIDCEMSFITQEDILNTFEGMIRHLFKTVKGIDLPPFPRMTYADAMKYYGNDKPDTRFEMKFVELTDVAKGKGFNVFDQAELIVGIAAKGCSEYTRKELDEITEFVKRPQIGSKGLVYVKLNQDGTIKSSVDKFYGEADLKVLAEKLNAQKGDLLLILSGDAKQTRSALSELRLEMGKRLGLRDKNTYSCHWVIDFPLLEFGEEEKRWFAMHHPFTSPKPEDIGLLESDLGKVRANAYDMVINGVEVGGGSIRIYNKDLQAKMFEILGFSAEEAKAQFGFLMDAFEYGAPPHGGIAFGFDRLCSLFGGVDSIRDFIAFPKNNAGRDVMIDSPSPISDAQLNELHIGVKAEDLKK; encoded by the coding sequence ATGCTTAGAACTCATACTTGCGGAGAGTTAAGAATATCGGATGTGGGAAAAGAGGTTACCCTTACCGGTTGGGTTGCAAAAATCAGAGACAAGGGTGGAATGATCTGGATTGATCTTAGAGATCGTTATGGTATTACACAGTTGATACTCGAAGAAGGTAAATCTGATAAAAATGTTGTAGAGGCTGCAAGGAATCTGGGGCGAGAGTTTGTTGTGGAAGCTAAAGGAATAATAGTAGAGCGTGTTGCTAAAAATGACAAAATGCCTACTGGAGATATTGAAATAAAAGTTTCTGATCTTAATATCTTAAACCCTGCGAAATTACCTCCTTTTCTTATTGAGGACGAAACTGATGGGGGCGAGGATCTAAGAATGAAATATCGCTATCTGGATCTTAGAAGGAATATCGTCAGAAAAAATCTTGAACTAAGACACAGAATTGCGATTGAAGCAAGAAAATACCTGGACAGTCTTAATTTCCTTGAAGTTGAAACTCCCGTACTTATCAAGTCGACTCCGGAAGGAGCAAGGGATTTTGTAGTACCTTCAAGAGTGCATGCTGGTGAGTTTTATGCACTGCCTCAGTCCCCACAAACTTTCAAGCAATTATTGATGGTTTCGGGGTTTGACAGATATTATCAGATTGTGAAATGTTTCAGAGATGAAGATTTAAGAGCTGACCGTCAGCCGGAATTTACCCAGATAGATTGTGAAATGTCTTTCATCACTCAGGAAGATATTCTGAATACATTTGAAGGAATGATCAGACATTTGTTTAAGACAGTTAAAGGCATCGATTTACCTCCATTTCCAAGAATGACATATGCGGATGCTATGAAATACTATGGAAATGACAAGCCTGATACACGTTTTGAAATGAAGTTTGTTGAACTTACAGACGTAGCAAAAGGCAAGGGTTTTAATGTATTCGACCAGGCTGAACTTATCGTAGGAATTGCAGCAAAGGGTTGTTCAGAATATACCAGAAAAGAACTGGATGAAATAACAGAATTTGTAAAGAGACCTCAGATCGGCTCTAAGGGCTTAGTATATGTGAAACTTAATCAGGACGGAACTATAAAATCGTCAGTAGATAAATTTTATGGGGAAGCAGATCTTAAAGTCTTGGCGGAGAAATTAAATGCTCAAAAGGGTGACCTCCTTTTGATATTATCAGGTGACGCAAAACAAACAAGATCTGCATTAAGTGAGCTTAGACTGGAAATGGGCAAGAGACTTGGCCTGAGAGATAAAAATACTTATTCTTGCCATTGGGTAATAGACTTCCCATTACTTGAATTTGGAGAAGAAGAGAAGAGATGGTTTGCAATGCACCATCCGTTCACGTCACCAAAACCTGAGGATATCGGATTGCTGGAGTCAGATCTTGGCAAGGTACGTGCAAATGCTTATGATATGGTTATCAATGGAGTTGAAGTTGGCGGAGGGTCTATCAGAATTTACAATAAAGATCTTCAGGCAAAGATGTTTGAGATCCTTGGATTTTCTGCTGAGGAAGCAAAAGCTCAGTTTGGTTTCCTGATGGACGCATTTGAATACGGAGCTCCTCCTCACGGTGGTATTGCATTTGGCTTCGACAGATTATGTTCTTTGTTTGGTGGTGTAGATTCTATCAGAGACTTTATTGCATTTCCAAAAAATAATGCAGGAAGAGATGTAATGATCGATTCTCCATCTCCTATCAGTGATGCCCAGTTAAATGAGTTGCACATTGGAGTAAAAGCTGAAGATCTGAAGAAATAG
- a CDS encoding GNAT family N-acetyltransferase, translating to MNIRQEVKDDYSVTENLIQEAFLNAEFSNQKEHILVHKLRYTEAFVPQLSLIAESDNQIVGHILFTKVKIEGNITKESLALAPLSVLPKVQNHGIGSRLMKYGLEKAKELDFESVIVLGHPKYYKKFGFVDASRWNIKCPFDVPNEVFMALQLKENALNDAAGMVQYPGVFTE from the coding sequence ATGAATATCAGACAAGAAGTTAAAGATGATTATTCAGTTACTGAAAATCTTATTCAGGAAGCTTTTCTCAATGCTGAATTTTCTAATCAAAAAGAACATATACTTGTGCATAAGCTCAGGTACACAGAGGCTTTTGTTCCTCAATTATCACTTATTGCTGAATCAGACAATCAAATAGTTGGTCATATTCTCTTTACCAAAGTGAAAATTGAGGGGAATATAACTAAAGAATCACTCGCATTGGCTCCGCTTTCAGTGCTCCCCAAAGTGCAGAACCATGGCATCGGGTCAAGGCTTATGAAATATGGTCTGGAAAAAGCAAAAGAATTAGATTTTGAATCCGTTATAGTTTTAGGACATCCGAAGTACTATAAAAAATTTGGTTTTGTGGATGCTTCAAGATGGAATATTAAATGTCCATTTGATGTGCCGAATGAAGTATTTATGGCATTGCAATTAAAAGAAAATGCCTTAAATGATGCAGCAGGAATGGTACAGTATCCTGGTGTTTTCACTGAGTAG
- a CDS encoding regulatory protein RecX, giving the protein MGITKKEKEFGLNEIFQKVSSFCAYRERSKQEVLDKLYGLGVSPDIANIIILRLIEENFLSEERYIRSFTGGKFRLKNWGRNKIKFTLSGKGISESEIEKALDEQIDEATYRKTLKKLLEKKFMSTNEPDFFKKQQKVARYGVSKGYEGELVWEMVREIASEIL; this is encoded by the coding sequence ATGGGTATCACAAAAAAAGAAAAAGAGTTCGGTCTTAACGAAATATTTCAGAAAGTTTCTTCTTTTTGTGCCTACCGGGAAAGATCCAAACAGGAAGTTCTTGACAAATTATACGGGTTAGGTGTTTCTCCGGATATAGCGAATATAATAATTTTAAGATTAATCGAAGAAAACTTCCTTAGCGAAGAGCGATATATTCGCAGCTTTACAGGAGGAAAATTTCGACTAAAAAATTGGGGGCGAAACAAAATTAAGTTTACGCTTTCAGGAAAAGGTATTTCAGAATCAGAAATTGAAAAAGCCTTAGACGAACAGATAGATGAAGCTACCTACAGAAAAACCTTAAAAAAACTTCTGGAAAAAAAATTTATGTCGACAAATGAGCCTGATTTTTTTAAAAAACAACAAAAAGTGGCTCGGTATGGAGTTTCTAAAGGATATGAAGGCGAATTGGTTTGGGAAATGGTGCGTGAAATAGCCTCTGAAATTCTTTGA